A window of the Cryptococcus decagattii chromosome 6, complete sequence genome harbors these coding sequences:
- a CDS encoding casein kinase II subunit alpha: MSGGRSVARVYANVNEKLGRSWWDYDNLVVQWGVQDNYEIVRKVGRGKYSEVFESIHLPTDSKCIVKVLKPVKKKKIKREIKILQNLAGGPNVVGLLDVVRDSQSKTPSIVTEYVNNTEFKTLYPKFSDFDVRYYIFELLKALDFCHSKGIMHRDVKPHNVMIDHEKRTLRLIDWGLAEFYHPGTEYNVRVASRYFKGPELLVDFQEYDYSLDMWSLGCMFASMIFRKEPFFHGHDNADQLVKIAKVLGTDELYTYLERYDIDLDAQFDDILGRYPRKPWSRFVSSENQRYISSEAIDFLDKLLRYDHQERLTAEEAKGHPYFEPVRQAATQASASQL; the protein is encoded by the exons ATGTCAGGTGGACGTAGTGTG GCTCGTGTCTACGCCAACGTGAATGAGAAGCTTGGAAGGTCATGGTGGGACTATG ATAATCTAGTTGTTCAATGGGGAGTCCAAGATAATTACGAGATCGTAAGGAAGGTTGGGCGAGGAAAGTATTCCGAA GTCTTTGaatccatccatctccccACCGACTCTAAGTGTATTGTCAAGGTCTTAAAGCCCGttaagaagaagaagatcaagcGAGAAATAAAAATACTGCAGAATTTGGCTGGTGGACCCAATGTGGTGGGACTGTTGGACGTTGTTAGAGACAGCCAGTCGAAGACGCCTTCCATTGTTACGGAATATGTGAAT AACACCGAATTCAAGACACTTTACCCCAAATTTTCAGATTTCGATGTGCGATACTACATCTTTGAGCTTCTCAAAGCCTTGGATTTCTGTCATTCTAAGGGCATCATGCACCGCGATGTTAAGCCCCATAACGTCATGATTGACCACGAGAAGCGGACG TTACGGCTGATTGATTGGGGCCTTGCTGAGTTTTACCACCCCGGCACGGAATACAACGTGCGTGTGGCTTCCAGGTACTTCAAAGGACCGGAGCTGTTGGTCGACTTTCAAGAATACGATTACAGTTTGGATATGTGGAGTCTAGGGTGCATGTTCGCTAGCATG ATTTTCCGAAAAGAACCGTTCTTTCACGGTCATGACAACGCTGATCAACTGGTCAAAATTGCGAAAGTCCTCGGCACAGATGAGCTTTATACTTA TCTTGAGAGATACGATATTGACCTTGATGCTCAGTTTGACGATATATTAGGGCGCTATCCTCGAAAGCCCTGGTCCCGATTCGTATCATCTGAAAACCAGCGTTATATCTCCAGCGAGGCCATAGATTTTCTGGATAAACTATTAAGGTACGACCACCAGGAAAGATTAACAGCCGAGGAGGCCAAGGGACACCCATACTTTG AGCCCGTGCGACAAGCCGCCACTCAAGCTTCCGCCTCTCAATTATGA